The following proteins are co-located in the Fimbriiglobus ruber genome:
- a CDS encoding NAD(P)H-dependent glycerol-3-phosphate dehydrogenase, protein MATFAVLGSGGWGTAIAVSLAQKAGNRVRLWCARSETCRVLRETRVNDRQLAGIPIPPTITITDDPGEATESADCWIAAVPTAFLRSTAIRWKPFARETTPVVSLTKGIETTTFRRPTEILEDVLGVTRLVAVSGPSHAEEVARGMPTSVVAASPDAGLAGWVQAHLGSERLRVYTNADLIGVELAGALKNVIGIAAGCCDGLKFGDNAKAAMLTRGLVEMTRFGVAHGADPATFAGLAGLGDLITTCFSPHGRNRRVGERLARGDTLADVQSGPQVAEGVYTAKSVYDRVTVMGLEVPIMAAVYQVLYTGKPAVGAVSELLSRRQRGENTVFG, encoded by the coding sequence ATGGCGACGTTCGCGGTACTCGGGTCGGGCGGTTGGGGGACCGCGATCGCGGTGTCCCTCGCGCAAAAGGCGGGGAACCGCGTTCGGCTCTGGTGCGCTCGCTCAGAAACGTGCCGCGTTCTCCGAGAAACGCGCGTCAACGATCGCCAGCTCGCTGGAATACCAATCCCGCCGACGATCACGATTACCGACGACCCGGGCGAAGCCACGGAGAGTGCGGACTGCTGGATCGCGGCCGTCCCAACTGCCTTCCTGCGATCCACGGCGATCCGCTGGAAGCCGTTCGCGCGGGAAACGACGCCGGTCGTGAGCTTGACCAAAGGAATTGAAACAACCACTTTCAGACGGCCGACTGAAATTCTCGAAGACGTACTCGGCGTCACCCGGTTGGTCGCGGTGAGCGGTCCGAGCCACGCGGAAGAAGTCGCCCGGGGGATGCCGACCTCGGTGGTCGCCGCAAGCCCGGACGCGGGGCTCGCGGGGTGGGTTCAAGCACACCTGGGCAGCGAACGGCTGCGCGTTTACACGAACGCCGACTTGATCGGGGTCGAACTCGCCGGTGCTTTGAAAAATGTGATCGGGATTGCGGCGGGGTGTTGCGACGGGCTCAAGTTCGGCGACAACGCCAAGGCCGCGATGCTGACCCGCGGGCTGGTCGAAATGACCCGCTTCGGCGTCGCCCACGGTGCCGACCCCGCCACGTTCGCCGGCCTCGCCGGTCTGGGCGACCTGATCACGACCTGCTTCAGCCCTCACGGGAGAAACCGTCGTGTAGGCGAGCGCCTTGCCCGAGGCGACACCCTGGCCGACGTGCAATCCGGTCCGCAGGTGGCCGAGGGCGTTTACACGGCGAAGAGTGTTTACGACCGGGTCACGGTCATGGGCCTGGAAGTGCCGATCATGGCTGCGGTGTACCAGGTGCTTTACACGGGCAAGCCCGCGGTCGGGGCGGTCAGCGAATTGTTATCGCGGCGGCAGCGCGGGGAAAACACGGTCTTCGGCTGA
- a CDS encoding sugar phosphate isomerase/epimerase family protein, with protein MKSAVTISLVPEAKGGPFVYWGDLAGSSRAAAELGFDAVEVFPPGPDAAELGELKSILADNKLSLAAVGTGAGWVKHKLTLTHPDPATRSKARAFVRATVDAAGAFGAPAIIGSMQGRWGDDVSRETALGWLGEAVAELGEHARQYGTFLIYEPLNRYETNLVNTVADGVAFLTGAGAMNAKLLADLFHMNIEEVNVPDAIRAGAGAIGHVHFVDSTRRPAGSGHTDFAPITAALKDIGYSGYLSAEALPYPDSKAAARATIEAYRRLVR; from the coding sequence ATGAAGTCGGCTGTGACCATCTCGCTGGTGCCGGAAGCCAAGGGCGGGCCGTTCGTGTACTGGGGCGATCTGGCCGGGTCGAGTCGGGCCGCCGCGGAACTCGGGTTCGACGCCGTGGAGGTCTTTCCTCCGGGGCCGGACGCGGCCGAACTGGGTGAATTGAAGAGCATTCTGGCGGATAACAAGCTGTCGCTTGCCGCCGTCGGAACGGGCGCGGGGTGGGTGAAACACAAGCTCACCCTGACCCACCCAGACCCGGCAACCCGCTCGAAGGCACGGGCGTTCGTCCGGGCGACGGTAGATGCGGCAGGGGCGTTCGGCGCGCCGGCCATCATCGGGTCGATGCAGGGGCGGTGGGGCGACGACGTGTCCCGAGAAACGGCCCTCGGCTGGCTCGGCGAGGCGGTCGCGGAGTTGGGCGAACACGCCCGACAGTATGGCACGTTCCTGATTTATGAGCCGTTGAACCGGTACGAGACCAACCTCGTGAACACCGTCGCGGACGGCGTGGCGTTTTTAACAGGTGCGGGCGCGATGAATGCGAAACTGCTTGCCGATTTGTTCCACATGAACATTGAAGAGGTGAACGTTCCCGACGCGATTCGGGCCGGGGCAGGGGCCATCGGGCACGTCCATTTCGTCGATTCGACTCGGCGGCCGGCGGGTTCCGGGCACACCGACTTTGCGCCGATCACGGCGGCCCTCAAAGACATCGGCTATTCCGGCTACCTGTCCGCCGAAGCACTCCCCTATCCCGACTCGAAGGCTGCCGCCCGGGCGACGATTGAGGCCTACCGCCGACTGGTGAGGTAG
- a CDS encoding tetratricopeptide repeat protein, with protein MRSLGAVVFVVLFPAIVTAEDWTGQDVIAKRFGIHFVTPDGTATAEEARCVVATVLADSGGLVRIRSVGKEGWLPKSEFVLLKDAVAYFTLQPQPGPADVSLYVLRGVAHTAQKKYGPALKDFNEAIRLDPTSAPAFFQRGNLWALKKAHELAVEDYTRAIRLDPSRPTVHFNRGAAWAEIGDHDKAIADYTEAIRLSPTYVAAYANRGAERSQKKAFGQAIEDFDEAIRLDPNRADLYESRADAWYYQGEHYQAVEDYNRAARLDPVNVHVYFKRAHVWVRRGEFDRAIDDYTTVLRHSPGSVNVYVYRGIAWSLSGRFEQAVGDFTSAIRVDPNDAVALNNRASLWAICPDEKQRNGVKAVDDARRACELTEWKDAIKLCTLAAACAENGQFDDAVKWQKKALEDPDFFAKFGRDGLDRVRVYEQHKPLGTK; from the coding sequence ATGCGAAGCCTCGGGGCTGTCGTCTTTGTCGTTCTGTTCCCCGCAATTGTGACGGCCGAGGACTGGACCGGGCAGGACGTGATCGCCAAACGCTTCGGGATCCATTTCGTAACGCCGGACGGGACCGCAACCGCCGAGGAAGCCCGCTGTGTCGTCGCCACGGTTCTGGCCGATAGTGGGGGTCTCGTCCGGATTCGATCCGTCGGGAAAGAAGGCTGGCTCCCGAAGTCCGAGTTCGTGTTGTTGAAAGACGCGGTCGCTTATTTTACCCTCCAGCCGCAACCCGGACCGGCGGACGTCTCCCTGTACGTCCTCCGTGGTGTCGCCCACACCGCTCAAAAAAAGTACGGTCCGGCACTCAAAGATTTCAACGAAGCGATCCGCCTCGACCCGACCTCCGCGCCCGCATTTTTCCAGCGCGGAAATCTCTGGGCACTCAAGAAGGCCCACGAACTCGCCGTGGAGGATTACACTCGCGCGATCCGCCTCGATCCTTCCCGCCCGACGGTTCACTTCAACAGGGGCGCGGCCTGGGCCGAAATCGGCGACCACGACAAGGCCATCGCCGACTACACCGAGGCCATCCGCCTGTCTCCGACCTACGTCGCCGCGTACGCCAACCGCGGGGCCGAACGGAGCCAAAAGAAGGCGTTCGGTCAGGCGATCGAAGATTTCGACGAGGCGATCCGGCTCGATCCCAACCGGGCGGACCTCTACGAGTCCCGTGCCGACGCCTGGTACTACCAGGGGGAACATTACCAGGCGGTCGAGGATTACAACCGGGCCGCCCGCCTCGATCCCGTCAACGTCCATGTGTACTTCAAACGAGCCCACGTGTGGGTGCGGAGGGGAGAGTTCGACCGCGCGATTGACGACTACACCACGGTCCTCCGACACAGCCCCGGGAGCGTGAATGTGTATGTCTACCGGGGCATCGCCTGGAGTTTAAGCGGACGCTTCGAGCAGGCGGTCGGGGACTTCACCTCGGCAATCCGGGTCGATCCGAACGACGCCGTCGCACTGAACAACCGCGCGTCGCTGTGGGCGATCTGCCCGGACGAGAAACAACGCAACGGGGTCAAAGCCGTTGACGACGCCAGACGAGCTTGCGAATTAACCGAATGGAAGGATGCCATCAAGCTCTGCACACTGGCAGCCGCTTGCGCCGAGAACGGACAGTTCGACGACGCTGTGAAGTGGCAAAAGAAGGCACTGGAAGATCCGGACTTCTTCGCGAAATTCGGTCGAGACGGCTTGGACCGCGTCCGCGTTTACGAACAGCACAAGCCGTTAGGGACGAAGTAA
- a CDS encoding DUF1802 family protein translates to MLAVAFKEWAVVCRALAEGRQSLILRKGGIAEMGGEFRPEYDRFWLYPTHFHEQQQKGIKAASLPLLDAAEAARTEPGTIPFSHFVEVAGVYHVTELERALALDAYHIWSADTVRQRFHYRSPGLYVLAVRVFRAGVPAVLPEHPSYAGCKTWVELEPGAEEQPAVPVLTDAEWVSRRTEIQAALNL, encoded by the coding sequence ATGTTAGCGGTCGCTTTTAAAGAATGGGCCGTCGTCTGCCGGGCGTTGGCCGAGGGTCGGCAATCGCTAATCTTGCGGAAGGGCGGGATCGCCGAGATGGGCGGCGAATTCCGGCCGGAGTACGACCGCTTCTGGCTCTACCCGACGCACTTTCACGAACAACAGCAAAAGGGAATCAAGGCAGCGAGCCTTCCGCTTTTGGACGCGGCCGAGGCTGCACGCACCGAGCCCGGCACAATTCCTTTCTCGCATTTCGTCGAAGTGGCGGGCGTGTATCACGTCACCGAACTCGAACGCGCGCTCGCACTCGACGCATACCACATCTGGTCGGCGGATACGGTCCGGCAGCGATTTCACTACCGTTCGCCCGGGCTGTACGTCCTCGCCGTCCGCGTGTTCCGTGCCGGCGTCCCAGCTGTGTTGCCCGAACACCCCAGCTACGCCGGCTGCAAGACGTGGGTGGAACTGGAACCCGGGGCGGAAGAACAGCCCGCCGTACCCGTACTTACGGACGCGGAGTGGGTAAGTCGACGGACGGAGATCCAGGCGGCACTGAACCTCTGA
- a CDS encoding amidohydrolase family protein: protein MPAKEDLLMYPFGTPTRRDILKATAGLAFATTATAAAPHASIIDTHTHFYDPTRPEGVPWPGKDDAVLYRKVLPAEYKALAKPLGITGAVVVEASPRVEDNQWLLDLAGDEPFVLGVVGRLIPSDADFGKHLARFAKNPLFRGIRISSAELQHALKDAAERDRLKALGEAGLTLDVNGGPELLPVVAELSSALPKLSIVTNHMANVVIDGGPPPPDWVKGLKAAAAGKHVWCKLSALVEGTQKRQQKAPTNVAFYQPVVDAVWDAFGADRLMFGSNWPVSEHFATLPTVYRLAAEYVKAKGEGAVAKVFGENAKAAYRLKRE from the coding sequence ATGCCAGCCAAAGAGGATCTCCTGATGTACCCGTTCGGTACACCGACGCGCCGCGACATACTGAAAGCGACCGCGGGACTGGCGTTCGCGACCACCGCCACCGCTGCGGCCCCACACGCAAGTATCATCGATACGCACACCCACTTTTACGATCCGACTCGGCCGGAAGGTGTGCCGTGGCCGGGTAAAGACGACGCCGTTCTGTACCGCAAGGTGCTTCCGGCCGAGTACAAAGCGCTCGCGAAACCACTCGGGATCACGGGAGCGGTTGTAGTCGAAGCCAGTCCTCGCGTGGAAGACAATCAGTGGCTGCTCGACCTGGCTGGAGACGAACCGTTCGTCCTCGGAGTTGTCGGTCGGTTGATTCCGAGCGATGCGGATTTCGGGAAACACCTCGCCCGGTTCGCCAAGAACCCACTCTTCCGAGGTATTCGGATCTCTTCGGCCGAACTTCAACATGCCCTGAAAGACGCGGCCGAACGTGACCGGCTCAAAGCGCTGGGCGAAGCGGGCTTGACTCTTGATGTCAACGGCGGCCCGGAACTACTGCCGGTCGTGGCCGAACTCTCCAGTGCGTTGCCGAAACTTTCCATCGTTACCAACCACATGGCCAACGTGGTCATTGACGGCGGACCGCCACCGCCGGATTGGGTGAAGGGGCTGAAAGCAGCGGCGGCCGGGAAACACGTCTGGTGTAAATTATCGGCTCTTGTGGAAGGGACGCAGAAGCGACAGCAGAAGGCTCCCACGAACGTAGCCTTTTACCAACCAGTCGTTGACGCCGTCTGGGACGCATTCGGGGCCGACCGGCTGATGTTCGGAAGCAACTGGCCGGTGAGCGAACACTTTGCCACGCTTCCGACCGTGTACCGCCTCGCGGCCGAGTACGTCAAAGCGAAGGGCGAAGGGGCGGTCGCCAAAGTATTCGGCGAAAACGCCAAAGCCGCTTACCGGCTCAAGCGCGAGTGA